In one Bacillota bacterium genomic region, the following are encoded:
- a CDS encoding methyltransferase domain-containing protein has translation MYNCWKGGKYMGPIYEYIFSDLNLEDKLVLDAATGAGRATRAWAEAIQFQRARAKIISVDHDQPPEWVVQLTDLLGDLAQFVDFREADIFSLSLLPDQSVDIVNCDNTIVFLNPRPLRLLAAFQEFKRVLKPGGKLIVVSELPVENSPECRGQWQRWQLAKSIWALSGEVWAVEPLPEEVEAALMQMDFSVVAQQQFPGARLCNFEGIVNEWRERMLDKIAGLPWSELREPLRREVAAVCARIETDGYLSAPGRYVLKCVRQ, from the coding sequence ATGTATAATTGTTGGAAGGGAGGAAAGTATATGGGGCCAATATATGAGTACATATTTAGTGACCTAAATCTTGAGGATAAGCTAGTTCTTGATGCCGCCACCGGCGCCGGAAGAGCGACCCGCGCCTGGGCAGAGGCTATACAGTTCCAAAGGGCCAGGGCGAAGATAATCTCTGTGGATCACGATCAGCCCCCGGAGTGGGTGGTTCAATTAACCGACTTGCTTGGCGATTTGGCTCAGTTTGTTGATTTCCGCGAGGCAGATATTTTCTCCTTGAGTCTGTTGCCAGACCAGTCTGTGGACATAGTCAATTGTGACAATACAATAGTTTTTCTTAATCCTCGTCCTCTCAGGCTGCTCGCTGCATTCCAGGAGTTCAAGCGTGTTCTTAAACCTGGAGGCAAGCTGATTGTTGTATCCGAGCTGCCGGTGGAAAATTCTCCTGAATGCCGTGGGCAGTGGCAGCGCTGGCAGTTGGCAAAATCAATCTGGGCCTTGAGTGGCGAGGTGTGGGCTGTGGAACCATTGCCAGAGGAAGTGGAGGCAGCATTGATGCAAATGGATTTTTCCGTTGTCGCTCAGCAGCAATTTCCTGGAGCCCGGCTTTGCAATTTCGAAGGGATAGTGAACGAGTGGCGTGAACGCATGTTGGATAAAATTGCAGGTCTGCCCTGGTCTGAGCTCAGGGAGCCGTTGCGTCGGGAGGTAGCTGCAGTCTGCGCGCGAATTGAGACAGATGGCTATCTTAGCGCTCCTGGGCGCTATGTTCTTAAGTGTGTCCGGCAATAG
- a CDS encoding CidA/LrgA family protein produces MFHQCPPPCYTGNSIKTVGDEMTGLTIILVFTGLGVLIGKFTGFPGALAGLILLALALFTGIVKEETVSKCGDFFLRHLTLFFLPAALGIVDHFGLLSRNLLPVLLVISVSTALTILVTGWVAELAGGGSSER; encoded by the coding sequence ATGTTTCACCAATGCCCGCCTCCATGCTATACTGGTAACAGTATAAAGACGGTTGGTGATGAGATGACTGGTTTGACGATTATTCTAGTTTTTACCGGCCTCGGTGTGCTGATTGGGAAATTTACTGGCTTTCCCGGTGCGCTGGCGGGCCTGATATTGTTGGCATTGGCACTGTTTACCGGCATTGTCAAAGAAGAGACGGTCAGCAAGTGTGGCGACTTTTTCCTGCGGCACCTCACCTTATTTTTCCTGCCCGCCGCCCTGGGTATTGTTGACCACTTCGGGCTTTTGAGCCGCAATTTGCTGCCGGTATTATTAGTAATTTCGGTTTCCACTGCTTTGACAATCTTAGTGACCGGCTGGGTCGCCGAACTGGCAGGAGGTGGCAGCAGTGAGCGCTGA
- a CDS encoding LrgB family protein, translating to MAAVSAEAWFFAASVPLAYLAGIRLVSHPRLRKVPPLIPALALLILLLVGLQIPHERFMAGGQVIDVWLAPATVALGLALYRQRQTLIRNLKAVLLASFAGTLTALVSTFLLVRLTGLDWPLTAALLTKSVTTPVALALAPGLGASAPLAVAMVIIAGNLGGAFGLQLLSLGRVKTPLARGLAMGTAAHALGTATVMQEGETAGALGSVALILAALFTALLLPPLMQIF from the coding sequence GTGGCAGCAGTGAGCGCTGAAGCTTGGTTTTTCGCGGCCAGCGTCCCCCTGGCATATCTGGCCGGGATCCGTTTGGTGAGCCATCCGCGGCTGCGCAAAGTCCCTCCGCTGATTCCAGCGCTGGCGCTGTTAATCCTTTTGCTGGTGGGGTTGCAGATTCCCCATGAGCGCTTTATGGCCGGCGGCCAGGTAATCGATGTTTGGCTTGCTCCGGCCACAGTTGCTCTTGGACTTGCCCTTTACCGCCAACGCCAAACCCTGATTCGGAACTTGAAGGCGGTTTTGCTGGCCAGCTTTGCCGGCACATTGACGGCGCTTGTTTCTACTTTCCTGCTGGTCCGCCTGACAGGCCTGGACTGGCCATTGACCGCTGCCCTGCTGACCAAATCAGTGACCACGCCTGTAGCCCTGGCGCTGGCGCCGGGGCTGGGCGCATCGGCGCCGCTGGCGGTGGCGATGGTAATTATCGCGGGCAATCTGGGCGGCGCCTTTGGCCTCCAGCTCCTGTCTCTGGGCAGGGTAAAAACACCGCTGGCCCGGGGGTTGGCAATGGGCACCGCGGCCCATGCCCTGGGTACCGCTACAGTTATGCAGGAAGGTGAAACAGCGGGCGCCCTAGGCAGCGTCGCCCTGATTTTGGCTGCGCTGTTTACAGCCCTGCTCCTACCGCCGCTCATGCAGATATTTTAA
- a CDS encoding YncE family protein: MKEMLLVLNKDEHTVSYIETQTGQTLKTISVDQNPHEVAITRDGRRSYVTSSGGNSVSVFDNETLEMVGHITHPEFKFPHGVGLNSSEDTLWIASTYANTVFLIDTKEFKVRKTIPTYQELVHMIYFSPDRKKVYVPNIGSNNITLFDAESESIITHFPVGRGPEGAAAHPDGKRLFVANQDEDSLHIYNLDDLSLAVKLRLGRCPIRLIFSPDGRYALIPNREGDCVSVVDTNLQREIKRIPVGIWPGGTVFNAAGTVAWVANNKTNDISVIDVQSLQEVDRIPAGIHPDGIGYIPGDGE; this comes from the coding sequence ATGAAAGAGATGTTGCTTGTTCTCAATAAGGATGAACATACGGTTAGTTATATTGAAACGCAGACCGGTCAAACCTTAAAGACAATCTCTGTGGATCAAAATCCGCACGAAGTAGCAATTACCCGTGATGGACGCAGGAGCTATGTCACTAGCTCCGGTGGCAATTCAGTTAGCGTCTTTGATAATGAGACATTGGAAATGGTCGGACACATCACCCACCCTGAATTCAAGTTTCCCCATGGAGTGGGCCTGAACAGCAGTGAAGATACGCTTTGGATAGCTTCAACCTATGCAAATACAGTTTTTCTGATTGACACGAAAGAGTTTAAGGTGCGAAAAACAATTCCCACGTATCAGGAGCTCGTGCATATGATTTACTTTTCGCCTGATAGAAAAAAAGTCTATGTCCCAAATATCGGCTCCAATAACATAACTCTATTTGATGCAGAATCGGAATCAATTATCACTCATTTCCCGGTGGGCAGGGGCCCGGAGGGGGCGGCGGCGCATCCAGATGGCAAACGATTGTTTGTGGCGAATCAGGATGAGGACAGCTTGCATATCTATAATTTAGACGATTTATCGCTTGCAGTTAAGCTCCGCCTGGGACGCTGTCCAATCCGCCTGATCTTCAGTCCCGATGGGCGTTATGCTTTGATTCCCAACCGCGAGGGCGACTGTGTAAGCGTGGTTGATACCAACCTCCAAAGGGAGATTAAGCGTATTCCAGTGGGGATCTGGCCCGGCGGTACAGTCTTTAATGCTGCCGGAACTGTTGCCTGGGTAGCCAATAACAAGACCAATGATATCTCTGTTATCGATGTCCAATCGCTACAAGAGGTTGACAGGATTCCGGCGGGAATCCATCCCGATGGCATTGGTTATATTCCCGGCGATGGAGAATAA